The DNA region CAGTCAGCTGACCCAGGAAAAACAGCCCGAGTAAGAAGAAAACAAGTACTAAGACCTGAGCTATCGTCATTACTGTAGTCCTTCGCGGTCCCTGAACATTACTGCATTCAGGATAGATTCTACACGGTTGACAGCCAGCCCCGGGGTTCTAAAGTAAAGAGGTAGCGCCGATTTATTCCCACTTGCAGGCGCTTAACAAATTTCGCTAAACAGGAGATGTGTTATGTCATCACAGCCCATTGCCACCACAGTTGTTATCACAGTCAACGGAACCCCTGTTCACGGGGTAATCACCCACTACAACCCTTACGATATCACCATAGAAATTACCCGGCCGTTTACTGGTTTCACGACAGGGTGTCATATTCCCTGCTTTGCACGGAATCACCGAAATTACAGGGGGGAGTCGGGCAGGGAGAAAGTGATTGAACTGTTGACCGGGCTATATCTCGATCTGGTCACAGTGAGTTCAAAAAAGGGACATTTGCTGTCAGAGATGAAAAAAAACGGGGGATTGCTGGATACCATCAGTAAAATGCAGGAAGAGCAAACTACGCTCCGGCAGCAAAAAGCCTCACTTAAAAAATACTTTAAACACAAAGTCATTTCCCAGAAGAGTTATCAGTCGCAAGTCAAAACACTCAAAGACAGGGATTTTGCACTGCATATGGCAATGGATACGGCTAAAACTGACTTTATTGAGAAGCACCTTTCCAGGCTCTGTGGCTTTGTCGGCATGAAGCAGCTGTTTGATTTTCTGGCAAAGTGAGATGCCAGTTCTACAACTTAACCCTTCACATTGTTGACCTGCCCACAAACTGAGTTATTTCATGGGTTCAATCTGAAACAGATTATTTGCCTGTGTCGTTAGCGGGTGACGCCTTGCGGATAAATGCACGTATCACCGGGTAGAACCTCGGAGACTCATCCAGATCGTTATGTCCATGGTTTTTAAACATTTCTGTTTCAGAGGGACCGCGCCAGGCTTGAACTAGCTTCTGGCCATGAGAAGGTGAAATGATCTGATCTCGTGCGGCAATGAGAAATAACGCCGGGGTAGAGAGGTGATTTGCGGCACTCACACTGTCAAAGGAGTGTCTTAGAAGCCAGGGTGCCGGCAACCACACCACTACCCAGGCTTCGCCCCATCAGAATTATTTTTTCAGAGGCAATGCCTTTCTGCTGTGTCAGATATTCATACTGAGCCCAGGCATCATTTGTCAGTGCCTTCTCAGATGGTGTGCCAGTACTGCTACTATAGCCCTGATAGACGCTTACGGCGTGCCGTTTATTTTGAATTTTTTTCTGTTAAGTGCGTCCCTTCTGTTTAAAAAAAATAAAAGACGTCTACCTTGATAGGGTGATCATCTGTAATAAAAATTAAAGGAACAATGATGCTGATAAGATCCGGGTTGATCTCAGGTATTTTTTTATGTTTTCTTTCTTACTCTTCGGTTGCGTTGGCTAAAAATGATGATGTTTCTCGTGAGGTGGATCCAACCAGTACAGAGGAGTCAATCAGACAAATACTTAATGAAGATCCCGATTGTCCTGACAGAAGTCCCGATCCCCTTGTAGCGCTCTTTGAACCAGAAGCGGAGCCTTCTCAAACTCGCTATGGCTCGACGGAAGATACTGCAGTGAATCGGAGGTTACCAGGTAACTACCTATTATCACTTAACACTGACTCAGGAGATACGGTTGACACGAGAATTACCGTAATAGCTCCGGTTCCGGCTCTGGAAATCAGAGCCAGAGAATGTATCGCGCACCCCAATGAACCCTGTAACTGTATGTCGCGTCTGAATTCCATTCTGGCTACTGCCAGGCAACCCTCCCCTAATTCTCAAGGTAGCTTTCCAGCTTCATTTGCAGATAATTCGAATTATGATGGCCCTCATCAGTCTGTGAGGATAAGAGATGAAGACATTCCGTATTTAAGGGGACTTTTCCGGACATTCGATAGCATACACCCGTTGCTCCCCAGAGTATCATATACGTGCAATCCTGATTGCAGCACCAGGACTGTAAGAAGAACTATACTGGGAGCCTATGGAGCCGGGTGTGGCGGTCTTTGTGTTTTTGGCGTACTTACAGGAACCTCGTTGATGAAAAAGGTATTGGCAGTAAAGGTGGTGTCAATATTAGGGCTTACTCTATCTATACCATTAGCATTGGGTGGTTTGCCGATTCTGGCCATCTACGACAATAGAAGACCGTTACCGTGGATTGCAACCATTCGAATGCCCAGATTTGTCCTCCTGTCAACCAAAGATAAAATTCAGCGGCGATTCAATAGAGTAATGGAGCAACTCGCTAGAGAAAGAGACGCTCGCCTGATTTCAGTACATTCTATTAATCCGGAATGGTTCGAAGATGGAGCGGTTGAAGCATCTGGACAACAATTCGAAGATGATATGGATGATGAATCTGAACCGGACATAGTGCTGCGTGTTCAGGTGCTACTTCCAGCCTCTATCGAAAGCCAGGAAGGTGCATTTGAGTATCTTGGGCTACTCCGTGAAACCATCGATAGTGTGACGGTTACTCTTGAAAGAAAACGGCAGCGGCGATAAAGAAAAAATATATATGGGACACTCATAAAACACTCGCACAAAACATTTACTTTTTTACATAAGACAGCCATAAAATGTCGCCTTGCAACCCACCTCCGACCTCTGCTGATTTTCCAATACAGCATGAGAAAGGCATGCTTGAGAGCGGCTATTCAGGCTTACTCGATAAGATTGAAGTGGTCCCCAGTAATCAAACAACCTGAGTGGTAAGTAAAGCTCTAATCCATTGTTATTCAGGCCTCAGGCTGCCTGTTTAAAGTACATCTGATCCGGAGTATTATCATCCAAACTCTGATGGGGACGTTCCGAGTTATACAGCTGGAAATAGCTCTTTAGTTCTTGTTTCAGTTGAGCCCCATTATCGAATGCCTTCAGGTAGACACATTCATACTTTACACTGCGCCAGAGTCGCTCCACAAATATATTATCCCGGTAGCACCCTTTGCCATCCATGCTGATCCTGACATTGTGCTTCTTGAGAACACCCGTGAAAGCATCACTGGTAAATTGACTGCCCTGATCACTGTTGAAAATCTCCGGGGCTCCATAGCGATTCAGAGCCTCTTCAAGAGCATCCACACAGAAATCAGCGTCCATAGTATTGGATACCCGCCAGGCCAGAACCCGGCGACTGTACCAGTCCATAATGGCTATCAGATACATAAAACCACGCTCCATCGGAATGTATGTCAAGTCAGTTGCCCAGATCTGATTCGGACGATCTATGACCAGCTCCTTCAGCAGATAGGGATAAATCTTGTACCCCATCCCTGGCTGACTGGTTCTTGGTTTTGGATAGATTGCCTCCAGACCCATTTGCCGCATCAGGCGACGGACTCGTTTCCTGTTAATGCAATAGCCTAAGTTGCGCAGGAATGTGCACATCTTTCGTGACCCGTAAAACGGTGTTTTTAGATGCTGCTCATCTATCAGACGCATCATTTCAAGATCCTTTGTCAGATCCTTGCGCGACTGGTAATACGGCGATGATCGTGAAATACCCAGCAAACGACACTGCCTGACGACTGAGACTTCTGGATGATGGTGCTCGACCATAGAAACGCGTACGCATTTTTTCAATGATCGAATGGGGTTAATGTAACGGTTTTGGCGGGGTATTGCTTACTAAAGTATAAACTCATGGTTGTCTTTAGGGTTTCCATAAAGTTCTGCTTTCAACTGACCAAGCAGCTTGAAGAGAGAGCTGTTGAGATAGCCTGAAAATTTTTCTTTCCCCAAAGTACGTTCGTATACAGCAGTCGGAATAAATCGCTTCATCTCAGTCTGAAGTTTTCCTTCTGCCAGAATACCGGATAATGAACTTAACCTTTGCTCCAGGGCCTGCTCAAAATCGTTCATTCGATAATCTGCGACTTTTTTTGCAACCAGGGTTGAATCCAGCCCAGCTCCCTGCTGTTGCAACCAGACTAAATCCCAGATATCACGGTAGCGTATATATCGTCGTGTCGCGGGTAGTGAAACCAGTTTATCTGCCATGATTTCATTGAGCGTTTCAACATAGACGAGCGTGTCCTCATACCCATCTGGCAAAAAATCATAGTTTTTTAAAAGGGGCAGGGCGCTTCGGGTATAGGCAGGAATATTGGCCACTTCGATCTTGATTCGTTGTTTAGGAATATCTTTTCGATCAGGTGCTGTGATAATGAAAATCTGCCATTTATCAATTTTGAGTTCTGCGTACTCAGGCTCCTGTTTTAGACGATTTGGCTCCTTTACGGAAACTTCCAGCCCATATCGTTTGCCGATATAGTCTTCAATACATTGTTTAATGGTTTTCAGCTTTGCTGAAGAAAAGTCAGTGCCTCCAGCAAAATCCAGGTCTTCACTGAACCGATTGCCACCATAACAGAGCCTCAGGGAAGTCCCCCCCTGAAACACTAATTCATCCAGTAGTCCAGCCTGATCCAGGCAAAACAGAATGTCGTAGTGCAGTAATTCTTTTTCAATGACGGGCCGCATGCTGGCCACATGGCTACTGGTTAATGCTTGCTCAACCAGATAATTAAAATCTGCCGGGTTAATCTTCATAAACCGCCTGCTCGTCAACCAGGTGAGTGTTTCTGCCAACACGCTTTAAGTCTCGCCAGGCAGCCTCTTTTGTTGCCATCCGTAAGGGGCGCCCGATGGAATGAAAGCTGTTAATAATCTGAGGCGCCGGACGTTTGGTGTGGGTGAACTCGATTGTTCCAAAGGGGGTTGTGTATTCGCCTTTACGCCCGGTGGTCATCACCGTTAACCGGTCAATAGGAATCTGAGAGATAACCCCGTACTCTGAAAGGGCTGATTCAAGGCTCAGATAATTGTACTCACCCCGGCGCATAGTTCTGGCGACGAGCTCCAGAGTGTCTTTGCCTTTTTTCTGCGAAAGGGCGAAAACGTAGATGCCTTTGATCGCCCTGATCAGAAAGCCTTGTTTGACCAGCCGGTTTAATCCGGCTTTCAAGGTTCTTGCGCTGTCTTCAGGAAAGACTTTGGCAATATCCTGATAGGCGAAGACATAGCGCCCCTCCTTATCGAGAGCAGACAGACGCTCGATGGCTAATGATTGGTTCATACGTAATTAGTATACACAAAAGACAAGTATTAGTGTTTTATATGTATACATAATAGCAGTTGTTCAAGTGTACATAAAGAACATTTATAGATGTTTTATCTGTTCGCTTTTGGGGCGGGTGATATGTTTGAATGTGAAACTCCTGCCTTACCGTTTAGCGCGTTGTGAAAACCCTCACCTTATGGGATTAAATATCTGAATCTGGAGCCCTTAATCATTGGCTTACCAGAGACAATCCTTCCTGACTGATCAGGTAACTCTGTTTGGGACTGTTAGGGCTTTCGGGGTTAGTCATAATGATTAATCCCAGATCAAGAGCGGGTTTGAGATAATTTTTACGAAATGTAGGACGATGTTTTAATCCCAGATTTTGCATCATATCCGGAACCTTCAGTGCAACCTCGGGAGCTGCCAGAAAATGGGTAAGCAGACTCTTTACTTGGTCGCTTACTTGTCTGTTTACTTGGTCGCTGTATTGCTTAGGTTCACTTTCAAGGGCTTCGTGAAGTGCCTGCTCTATGGCTTTGAGGGTGAATTTAATGAATGGTGTCGAATCACTGGTCTTATCAGACTCCCGTAATGCTTGATAGTACGCCTCCTGCTGATCTCGAATGATTGTTTCTACGGGCAGAAAGGCCATTGGTTCTCGCCACTTTGACAGCATCAGGGTTTGCCAGAAGCGACCCATACGACCATTACCGTCTGTAAAGGGGTGTATGAATTCAAATTCGTAGTGAAATATACAGCTGGCAATTAAAGGGTGTAGATCGGTGTCCGCAACCCAGACAAGAAGTTCAGACATAAGTCTGGATACCTGTGAGGGTGGTGGGGGCATATGGATCAACTGCTCATCTCTGTAGATACCAACACCAGAATTCCGCCAGCAGCCAACCTGGTCGGTCAATCCTCTCATGAGCGATGTGTACACTTGCAATAAATCGTTAGGGCAGGCTGGATCAAGAGCTGGCAATAAGTCATAAGCGGCAAAAGCATTCTGTACTTCAAGAACTTCTTTCGGCTGTCCCAGTACTCGTTTTCCTTCAAGAATGGCAGTAACCTGCTCAACGCTGAGAGTATTATGCTCAATAGCCAGAGATGCTTGAATAGTTCGAATCCTGTTGCCACGACGAAGAATTGGAGTTGATGAAGAATACTGGCCAGCACTGTATCTACCTAACAGTTCACTGATAATGGCAACGCAGTCAAGAATGGTTGGGGTAATAGTAAAAGGAGGTTGATATTTTGCCATAAAGATCAGTTTGAAGCCTTTGGGTCTTTAACGGCAAATTATTGCATATTGAAAAGCAGACAAACAGAAACAGAGATATCAATGTTCATTGATGGCAAAATTTGGTGGCGTACTAAATGCGTTGATAGTGATTTTTTGAGATAAATTAGACCTAGGCGTGACCTAAACTGTCCGATGGATCATAAACTGGTAACCCTGATAATGGACAGTTTGCACCCTAAATGCTTTCAGGATGCCTGTGGTCGGAGCAAGACCGAAACACTTGTTTCAGACGTTCATCCCTCCTAACTGCCTTGAGTCCATCTGAATATTAATAGTCATATTAGCCATGAATTTAAAATCACGCCTGTGTACTTGGTAAGGAAAAAACATTTTCATGCGCGTAGCGTCGCCTGTTGACCAATCGGACAGCACAGCTATGGTGAAGCAACCTTGTCAAAACCAATTTGCCAGATCGTCCAGAGAAAAGCCCCTGTACTCAATATCATATCCCTTTAGTTGCTGTACCAGCCTGGTGGCTTTCTCCTGTAAATGCGTTTTGTGGATATTTTTTGGGTTGCGCTTAATTTCAGCAATCAGGACTTTTTTATCCAGATCATTAACCGCCACAAGATCGATCTCATTCTTATTCCCTCTTTCCCAGTAACTACCCACAATGTTGTATTCACCGGTTTGTGCAATAATTTCCCGAACGATTTCTTCCAGCCAGTGACCGCTCCAGGTTGGGTAGTCACGCTCAATGACTTTATGGATAAACGGAAAGTTGCCAATCTCTACTGCGCTGCTTATAAATAAAGCGAAACCAGAAAGCCAGGAAAACATCGGCAATGCGGTATTTAACCAACCGGGTTCCCGGTTTAGACAACACTGGTCGGTTGCGACTGATAATATCAAATTGATTTTCCAGGCGATCAAGCTGTGGCCCCACGGAAATACCCAGCAAAGATTCTATTTCAGGTCGGCTCGTACTCCCGGAAGCAATAGCAACCAGTATGGAAAAATAGGTACCATGTTCAAGCCCAAATTCTTCTGCCAGACGATAATGTCCTTCCTCAATGACCAGACTGTGTTCGTTAATCAGCTGTGGCCAAAGGTCGGTTTCAGGGTCAATGTTAAGCAGCCACTCCAGCTATTTTGGAACACCGCCACTGAGCATGTACCATTGCAATAGTTTTTCAGGCTTAAACTCCTGCCGGTCATTCAGCATCTGGGCGATATAGCGGCAACGCAACGGCTGAAGGTTGATGCGATGA from Endozoicomonas sp. NE40 includes:
- a CDS encoding Fic family protein encodes the protein MAKYQPPFTITPTILDCVAIISELLGRYSAGQYSSSTPILRRGNRIRTIQASLAIEHNTLSVEQVTAILEGKRVLGQPKEVLEVQNAFAAYDLLPALDPACPNDLLQVYTSLMRGLTDQVGCWRNSGVGIYRDEQLIHMPPPPSQVSRLMSELLVWVADTDLHPLIASCIFHYEFEFIHPFTDGNGRMGRFWQTLMLSKWREPMAFLPVETIIRDQQEAYYQALRESDKTSDSTPFIKFTLKAIEQALHEALESEPKQYSDQVNRQVSDQVKSLLTHFLAAPEVALKVPDMMQNLGLKHRPTFRKNYLKPALDLGLIIMTNPESPNSPKQSYLISQEGLSLVSQ
- a CDS encoding DUF234 domain-containing protein; protein product: MFSWLSGFALFISSAVEIGNFPFIHKVIERDYPTWSGHWLEEIVREIIAQTGEYNIVGSYWERGNKNEIDLVAVNDLDKKVLIAEIKRNPKNIHKTHLQEKATRLVQQLKGYDIEYRGFSLDDLANWF
- a CDS encoding nucleotidyl transferase AbiEii/AbiGii toxin family protein, which translates into the protein MKINPADFNYLVEQALTSSHVASMRPVIEKELLHYDILFCLDQAGLLDELVFQGGTSLRLCYGGNRFSEDLDFAGGTDFSSAKLKTIKQCIEDYIGKRYGLEVSVKEPNRLKQEPEYAELKIDKWQIFIITAPDRKDIPKQRIKIEVANIPAYTRSALPLLKNYDFLPDGYEDTLVYVETLNEIMADKLVSLPATRRYIRYRDIWDLVWLQQQGAGLDSTLVAKKVADYRMNDFEQALEQRLSSLSGILAEGKLQTEMKRFIPTAVYERTLGKEKFSGYLNSSLFKLLGQLKAELYGNPKDNHEFIL
- the abiEi gene encoding type IV toxin-antitoxin system AbiEi family antitoxin, which codes for MNQSLAIERLSALDKEGRYVFAYQDIAKVFPEDSARTLKAGLNRLVKQGFLIRAIKGIYVFALSQKKGKDTLELVARTMRRGEYNYLSLESALSEYGVISQIPIDRLTVMTTGRKGEYTTPFGTIEFTHTKRPAPQIINSFHSIGRPLRMATKEAAWRDLKRVGRNTHLVDEQAVYED